In Bacillus sp. 2205SS5-2, the sequence GAAAATAATACTTCGTTCATTAATAAAATAGCTACAATGTGGATGAATAGAGCAAAAAAAAGAACCGGCAACGGCTCTTTTCTAAATCTATGATAGGGTGGACCAATTTGGAGGTGTATTTTTCTCCCAATAAATATCACCTAACTCGTGGTGAGCTTGAAAACTATCATGATACGTATGATAGTGAAAATTAAAGTAGAAACCCTCGAGTGGCGGGTGATCTTTTCGGACATGGAAACGAATAATATCTTCACTTGTCTGGCTATGGTAAATATGAAATAGTTTTTCGCTTTTCGCTTTCACTGGCACTTCAGACACCATTAGCTGAGATAAATCCTCACCCGGATATTGATTTAAAACGTCTGAAATCGACTGCTGAATTTTCGGTAAAATCACTTGTTGAAATTCCCGGTCGATTTTGGGACCGATTTTGCTGCCAAACTTGTCATACGCTGTTTTTTCGCCTTCTTTTGTGAGAGAAGAAAGAATTTCTTCTCTTGTAACAATTTCATTCTCCACTTCTGCTGACGAGTCATAGGCAGACTTAAGTTTGTCATCACTATTGTCATATTTATGGCTTTCATTAATATATGTATGAGAAGGTGTAATTACACCAAAGGTTAAGATTGAAATCAGTACGAAGAAAAACTTTTTAATCCAATTAGACATTATTCTAGCTCCTTTCACATCTACTTTTCTATTATACTATGTTTGACGAATCGTAGGCAAAAAAGGTTTCAAAAACTAAAATTTAGGGTAAAGTAATTTTAGGGAGACTATTTTTTAAGGAGGGGTCTTGGTGGATTTTGATGTGTTTATCGGAATAGGATATTTACTCTTACTCGCTTATTTAACTTCATTAAATTTAACGGATTAATAAGAATTTCTCAAGGTGAATGGAAATAGATGCAAATAACATTTTTCAGCATTCTATTTTAATTCAAACAGCGCTTCAATTCTGAAGCGCTGTTTGAATTATTTATCATTTATTACCATCGAACATCATAGCTCGATATAACCATAATGAAACTTTGCGTTTTTACGTTGGATCACGTGAAAATCAAACTCTGCAAAGCTTTCTGAACGAAAATAATTTTTCA encodes:
- a CDS encoding YpjP family protein produces the protein MSNWIKKFFFVLISILTFGVITPSHTYINESHKYDNSDDKLKSAYDSSAEVENEIVTREEILSSLTKEGEKTAYDKFGSKIGPKIDREFQQVILPKIQQSISDVLNQYPGEDLSQLMVSEVPVKAKSEKLFHIYHSQTSEDIIRFHVRKDHPPLEGFYFNFHYHTYHDSFQAHHELGDIYWEKNTPPNWSTLS